Proteins from a single region of Calypte anna isolate BGI_N300 chromosome 26, bCalAnn1_v1.p, whole genome shotgun sequence:
- the KIF21B gene encoding kinesin-like protein KIF21B isoform X1, translating into MAVPDSCVKVAVRIRPQLPKEKIEGCHICTSVTPGEPQVLLGKDKAFTYDFVFDLDTWQEQIYTTCVGKLIEGCFEGYNATVLAYGQTGAGKTFTMGTGFDLNTSKEEQGIIPRAISHLFSGIEQRKRAAQSQGLAAPEFKVSAQFLELYNEEILDLFDSTRDPDARHRKSNIKIHEDANGSIYTTGVTSRLISSQDELIQCLKQGALSRTTASTQMNVQSSRSHAIFTIHLCQMRVCTRPDLVNGEVTTLLDGAQPTTEYETLTAKFHFVDLAGSERLKRTGATGERAKEGISINCGLLALGNVISALGDQSKKVVHVPYRDSKLTRLLQDSLGGNSQTIMIACVSPSDRDFMETLNTLKYANRARNIKNKVVVNQDKTSQQISALRAEIARLQMELMEYKAGKRVIGEDGSEGYSDLFRENAMLQKENSALRMRVKAMQEAIDSINSRVTQLMSQEANLLLAKAGDSNEAIGALIQNYIREIEDLRTKLLESEAMNESLRRSLSRVSARPPYPMGSSLSSGLAGLGSPAAPVETEASDVLQRAKQDLERLKKKERRQRRKSPDKEAFKKWQKLQQDNGEETDENEVEEEEEEQDESGCEEEDGREDEDEESGSEESLVDSDSDTEEKAVNFQADLADLTCEIEIKQKLIDELENSQRRLQTLKHQYEEKLILLQNKIRDTQLERDRVLQNLSTMECYTEEKANKIKADYEKRLKEMNRDLQKLQAAQKEHARLLKNQSRYERELRKLQAEVAEMKKAKVALMKQMREEQQRRRLAETKRNREIAQLRKEQRRQEFQIRALESQKRQQEIVLRRKTQEVSALRRLAKPMSDRVAGRTSQKPPMLDSGTEVSASTTSSEPESSARSVSSIVRQWNRKINNFLGDPSSPMNGARPARKKFPKKGVSQTFSKAARLKWQSLERRIFDIVMQRMTIVNLEADMERLIKKREELALLQEALLAKRGKLQAESPKEQKGLQELNEEIELLGANIDYINDSISDCQATIMQIEETKEELDATDTSVVISSCSLAEARLLLDNFLKASIDKGLQVAQKEAQIRLLEGRLRQTDVTGSLHSHAILDALREKAELHPELQALIHNVQQENGYTSTDEEVSEFSLASDGSISQSFTMKGSASQDDFKFKGEPKLSGQMKAVSAECLGPTLDVSTKNITKSLASLMEIKEDGISFSIRDSYYKEKVSRTVSLPTRGSTFPRQSRGSDTSPLTRRKSYDRGQPPRPPDVGFTPPPSPPTRPRNDRNVFSRLTSTQSQGSALDKSDDSDSSVSEVLRGIINPVGGTKNARTAPLQCVSMAEGHTKPVLCLDATDELLFTGSKDRSCKMWNLVTGQEIASLKSHPNNVVSIKYCSHTGLVFTVSTSYIKVWDIRDSARCIRTLTSSGQVISGDACAGTTTRTVTSVQGEHQINQIALNPTGTTLYAATGNSVRIWELSRLQPIGKLSGHIGPVMCLTVNQTASNHDLVVTGSKDHYVKVFEIAEGTVGNIGPTHNFEPPHYDGIECLAIQGDILFSGSRDNGIKKWDLEQQELIQQIPNAHKDWVCALAFIPGRPMVLSACRGGMIKVWNVDTFTPVGEIKGHDSPINAICTNSKHIFTASSDCRVKLWNYVPGLTPCLPRRVLAIKGRSTTLP; encoded by the exons ATGGCGGTCCCGGACAGCTGTGTCAAGGTGGCCGTGAg GATCCGTCCCCAGCTGCCCAAAGAGAAAATAGAGGGATGTCACATCTGCACCTCTGTGACACCTGGTGAGCCCCAGGTGCTGCTAGGGAAGGACAAGGCCTTCACCTATGACTTTGTCTTTGACCTGGACACGTGGCAGGAGCAGATCTACACAACATGTGTGGGCAAGCTGATTGAAGGATGCTTTGAGGGTTACAATGCCACCGTGCTGGCATATGGCCAG ACTGGAGCAGGGAAAACATTCACCATGGGCACTGGCTTTGACCTGAACACCTccaaggaggagcagggcaTCATCCCACGGGCTATCAGCCACCTCTTCAGCGGCATCGAGCAGCGTAAGCGGGCAGCACAGAGCCAGGGCTTGGCAGCTCCTGAGTTCAAAGTCAGCGCCCAGTTCCTGGAG CTCTACAACGAAGAGATCTTGGACCTCTTTGACAGCACCCGTGACCCTGACGCCCGCCACCGCAAATCCAACATCAAGATCCACGAGGATGCCAATGGAAGCATCTACACCACGGGGGTGACATCTCGCCTCATCAGCTCGCAGGATGAG CTGATCCAGTGCCTAAAACAAGGGGCTCTTTCCCGCACCACTGCCAGCACCCAGATGAACGTGCAGAGCTCCCGGTCTCACGCCATCTTCACCATCCACCTCTGCCAGATGAGAGTCTGCACCCGTCCGGACCTG GTGAACGGGGAGGTGACCACCCTTCTGGATGGAGCCCAGCCCACCACTGAGTATGAGACCCTCACAGCCAAGTTTCACTTCGTAGACCTGGCAGGGTCAGAGAGGCTGAAGCGTACAGGAGCCACCGGCGAGAGGGCGAAGGAAGGGATCTCCATCAACTGTGGGCTG CTGGCCTTGGGGAATGTTATCAGTGCCCTTGGAGACCAGAGCAAGAAAGTTGTACACGTGCCTTACCGTGACTCCAAGCTGACCCGTCTGCTGCAGGATTCCCTCGGGGGCAACAG CCAAACCATCATGATTGCCTGTGTGAGCCCATCTGACCGGGACTTCATGGAGACCCTGAACACACTCAAATATGCCAACCGTGCTCGCAACATCAAGAACAAGGTGGTGGTGAACCAGGACAAGACAAGTCAGCAGATCAGTGCTCTGCGGGCTGAGATCGCCCGCCTACAGATGGAGCTGATGGAGTACAAGGCT ggcaAGCGTGTCATCGGGGAGGATGGCTCAGAGGGCTACAGTGACCTGTTCCGGGAGAATGCCATGCTGCAGAAGGAGAACAGTGCCCTGCGCATGCGGGTGAAGGCCATGCAGGAGGCCATTGATTCAATCAACAGCAGGGTCACCCAGCTTATGAGCCAGGAGGCCAATCTGCTGCTGGCCAAGGCAG gGGACAGCAACGAAGCCATTGGTGCCCTCATCCAGAACTACATCCGTGAGATTGAAGACCTGAG GACAAAGCTTCTGGAGAGTGAGGCCATGAATGAGTCTTTGCGTCGCAGCCTCTCCCGTGTTTCTGCTCGGCCTCCCTACCCCATGGGCTCATCCCTCTCCTCTGGCTTGGCTGGTctgggcagcccagcagctccagtggaGACAGAGGCCTCTGATGTCCTCCAAAGGGCCAAGCAGGACCTGGAACgcctgaaaaagaaagagaggaggcaGCGGAGGAAAAG CCCCGACAAGGAAGCATTTAAGAAGTGGCAGAAACTGCAGCAGGACAATGGAGAGGAGACAGATGAGAATGAGGTGGAAGAG gaggaggaggagcaggatgaGAGTGGCTGTGAGGAAGAGGATGGACGtgaggatgaagatgaggaGTCAGGCAGTGAAGAGAGCCTGGTGGACTCAGACTCGGATACAGAAGAGAAGG CCGTGAATTTCCAGGCTGACCTGGCAGATCTGACCTGTGAGATAGAGATCAAGCAGAAGCTGATTGATGAGCTGGAGAACAGCCAGCGGCGCCTGCAGACCCTCAAGCACCAgtatgaggagaagctgatcCTGCTGCAGAACAAGATTCGGGACACACAGCTGGAGCGGGACCGGGTCCTGCAGAACCTCA GCACCATGGAGTGCTACACGGAGGAAAAAGCCAACAAGATCAAAGCAGACTATGAAAAGCGCCTGAAAGAGATGAACAGGGACCTGCAGAAGCTCCAGGCAGCCCAGAAGGAGCATGCTCGCCTGCTCAAGAACCAATCCCGCTATGAGAGGGAACTGAggaagctgcaggcagaggtggcAGAGATGAAGAAGGCAAAG GTGGCTCTGATGAAGCAGATgagggaggagcagcagaggaggagactgGCGGAGACCAAGAGGAACCGGGAGATTgcacagctcaggaaggagcagcgcaggcaggag TTCCAGATCCGGGCTCTGGAGTCTCAGAAGCGGCAGCAGGAAATTGTGCTGCGGAGGAAAACCCAGGAg GTCTCTGCACTGCGCCGTCTCGCCAAGCCCATGTCAGACCGGGTGGCAGGCAGGACCAGCCAGAAGCCACCCATGCTTGATTCAGGCACAGAGGTCTCAGCCAGCACCACCTCCTCTGAGCCCGAGTCCAGTGCTCGCTCAGTCTCCAGCATCGTGCGACAATGGAACAGGAAAATCAACAACTTCCTGGGAGATCCCTCATCCCCCATGAACGGGGCTCGACCTGCCAG GAAGAAGTTCCCCAAGAAGGGGGTGAGCCAGACCTTCAGCAAAGCCGCCCGCCTCAAGTGGCAGTCGCTGGAGCGGCGAATCTTTGATATTGTCATGCAGAGGATGACAATTGTCAACCTGGAGGCTGACATGGAGAGGCTCATCAAG aaaCGTGAGGAGCTGGCACTGCTACAGGAAGCATTGCTGGCCAAGAGGGggaagctgcaggcagagagTCCCAAGGAGcagaaggggctgcaggagctgaatgAGGAGATCGAGCTGCTGGGAGCTAACATCGACTACATCAATGACAGCATTTCTGACTGCCAGGCCACCATCATGCAGATAGAGGAGACCAAG GAGGAGCTGGACGCCACAGACACTTCAGTGGTGatcagctcctgctccttggCTGAAGCCCGGCTCCTGCTGGACAACTTCTTGAAGGCCTCCATTGACaag GGCCTTCAGGTGGCACAGAAGGAGGCCCAGATCCGGCTGCTGGAGGGACGCTTGAGGCAGACAGATGTCACTGGCTCCTTGCACAGCCACGCCATCCTGGATGCCCTGCGGGAGAAGGCTGAGTTACACCCCGAGCTGCAGGCCCTGATCCACAATGTTCAGCAAG AGAATGGCTACACAAGCACAGATGAAGAGGTTTCGGAGTTCAGCTTGGCTTCAGATGGGAG CATCTCCCAGTCTTTCACCATGAAGGGCTCAGCAAGCCAGGATGACTTCAAGTTCAAG GGAGAACCCAAACTCTCAGGGCAGATGAAGGCAGTGTCAGCTGAATGTCTAGGACCCACTCTGGATGTCTCCACCAAGAACATCACCAAGTCCTTGGCATCCCTCATGGAGATCAAAGAGGATGGGATCAGCTTCTCCATCCGAGACTCCTATTACAAGGAGAAGGTGTCACGCACCGTCAGCCTGCCCACGCGAGGAAGCACGTT TCCCAGGCAGTCTCGTGGCTCGGACACTTCACCTCTGACCAGGAGGAAATCGTACGACCGCGGGCAACCTCCCAG GCCTCCAGATGTTGGCTTCACgcctcccccatccccacccacccgGCCACGCAACGACCGCAATGTCTTCTCTCGTCTCACGAGCACCCAGAGCCAGGGGTCTGCCTTGGATAA GTCTGATGACAGCGATTCCTCTGTCTCGGAGGTGCTGAG GGGCATCATTAACCCCGTGGGTGGCACCAAGAATGCCCGGACAGCCCCGCTGCAATGTGTCTCCATGGCAGAAGGACACACCAAGCCTGTGCTCTGCCTGGATGCTACTGATGAGCTGCTTTTCACTGGCTCCAAAG ACCGGAGCTGCAAAATGTGGAACCTGGTGACAGGCCAAGAGATTGCTTCCCTCAAGAGTCACCCAAACAATGTGGTTTCCATCAAGTACTGCAGCCACACAGGGCTGGTGTTCACTGTGTCCACATCTTACATCAAAGTCTGGGACATCCGGGACTCGGCCCGGTGCATTCGCACCCTCAC ATCTTCTGGACAGGTGATCTCTGGGGATGCCTGTGCTGGGACCACCACCCGCACTGTCACCAGCGTGCAGGGGGAGCACCAGATCAACCAGATTGCTCTGAACCCCACTGGCACCACGCTCTATGCTGCCACCGGTAACTCCGTCCGCATCTGGGAGCTGAGCAG GTTGCAGCCCATTGGGAAGCTGAGCGGCCACATCGGGCCCGTGATGTGTCTCACAGTAAACCAGACAGCAAGCAACCATGACCTGGTGGTCACAGGCTCCAAAGATCACTACGTCAAG GTGTTTGAGATTGCCGAGGGCACCGTGGGCAATATTGGCCCCACTCACAACTTTGAGCCCCCTCACTACGACGGCATCGAGTGCTTGGCCATCCAGGGAGACATCCTCTTCAGTGGCTCCAGGGACAATGGCATCAAGAAGTGGgatctggagcagcaggagcttaTCCAG CAAATCCCTAATGCCCACAAAGACTGGGTCTGTGCCCTGGCCTTCATCCCTGGCCGCCCCATGGTGCTGAGTGCCTGCCGAGGGGGCATGATCAAGGTCTGGAATGTGGACACCTTCACCCCTGTTGGGGAGATCAAAGGGCACGACAGCCCCATCAATGCCATCTGCACCAACTCGAAGCACATCTTCACTGCCTCTAG CGACTGCCGGGTAAAGTTATGGAATTACGTGCCTGGGCTCACCCCTTGCCTTCCACGTCGCGTCCTTGCCATAAAGGGCCGTTCTACTACTCTGCCTTga
- the KIF21B gene encoding kinesin-like protein KIF21B isoform X3, with product MAVPDSCVKVAVRIRPQLPKEKIEGCHICTSVTPGEPQVLLGKDKAFTYDFVFDLDTWQEQIYTTCVGKLIEGCFEGYNATVLAYGQTGAGKTFTMGTGFDLNTSKEEQGIIPRAISHLFSGIEQRKRAAQSQGLAAPEFKVSAQFLELYNEEILDLFDSTRDPDARHRKSNIKIHEDANGSIYTTGVTSRLISSQDELIQCLKQGALSRTTASTQMNVQSSRSHAIFTIHLCQMRVCTRPDLVNGEVTTLLDGAQPTTEYETLTAKFHFVDLAGSERLKRTGATGERAKEGISINCGLLALGNVISALGDQSKKVVHVPYRDSKLTRLLQDSLGGNSQTIMIACVSPSDRDFMETLNTLKYANRARNIKNKVVVNQDKTSQQISALRAEIARLQMELMEYKAGKRVIGEDGSEGYSDLFRENAMLQKENSALRMRVKAMQEAIDSINSRVTQLMSQEANLLLAKAGDSNEAIGALIQNYIREIEDLRTKLLESEAMNESLRRSLSRVSARPPYPMGSSLSSGLAGLGSPAAPVETEASDVLQRAKQDLERLKKKERRQRRKSPDKEAFKKWQKLQQDNGEETDENEVEEEEEEQDESGCEEEDGREDEDEESGSEESLVDSDSDTEEKAVNFQADLADLTCEIEIKQKLIDELENSQRRLQTLKHQYEEKLILLQNKIRDTQLERDRVLQNLSTMECYTEEKANKIKADYEKRLKEMNRDLQKLQAAQKEHARLLKNQSRYERELRKLQAEVAEMKKAKVALMKQMREEQQRRRLAETKRNREIAQLRKEQRRQEFQIRALESQKRQQEIVLRRKTQEVSALRRLAKPMSDRVAGRTSQKPPMLDSGTEVSASTTSSEPESSARSVSSIVRQWNRKINNFLGDPSSPMNGARPARKKFPKKGVSQTFSKAARLKWQSLERRIFDIVMQRMTIVNLEADMERLIKKREELALLQEALLAKRGKLQAESPKEQKGLQELNEEIELLGANIDYINDSISDCQATIMQIEETKEELDATDTSVVISSCSLAEARLLLDNFLKASIDKGLQVAQKEAQIRLLEGRLRQTDVTGSLHSHAILDALREKAELHPELQALIHNVQQENGYTSTDEEVSEFSLASDGSISQSFTMKGSASQDDFKFKGEPKLSGQMKAVSAECLGPTLDVSTKNITKSLASLMEIKEDGISFSIRDSYYKEKVSRTVSLPTRGSTFPRQSRGSDTSPLTRRKSYDRGQPPRPPDVGFTPPPSPPTRPRNDRNVFSRLTSTQSQGSALDKGIINPVGGTKNARTAPLQCVSMAEGHTKPVLCLDATDELLFTGSKDRSCKMWNLVTGQEIASLKSHPNNVVSIKYCSHTGLVFTVSTSYIKVWDIRDSARCIRTLTSSGQVISGDACAGTTTRTVTSVQGEHQINQIALNPTGTTLYAATGNSVRIWELSRLQPIGKLSGHIGPVMCLTVNQTASNHDLVVTGSKDHYVKVFEIAEGTVGNIGPTHNFEPPHYDGIECLAIQGDILFSGSRDNGIKKWDLEQQELIQQIPNAHKDWVCALAFIPGRPMVLSACRGGMIKVWNVDTFTPVGEIKGHDSPINAICTNSKHIFTASSDCRVKLWNYVPGLTPCLPRRVLAIKGRSTTLP from the exons ATGGCGGTCCCGGACAGCTGTGTCAAGGTGGCCGTGAg GATCCGTCCCCAGCTGCCCAAAGAGAAAATAGAGGGATGTCACATCTGCACCTCTGTGACACCTGGTGAGCCCCAGGTGCTGCTAGGGAAGGACAAGGCCTTCACCTATGACTTTGTCTTTGACCTGGACACGTGGCAGGAGCAGATCTACACAACATGTGTGGGCAAGCTGATTGAAGGATGCTTTGAGGGTTACAATGCCACCGTGCTGGCATATGGCCAG ACTGGAGCAGGGAAAACATTCACCATGGGCACTGGCTTTGACCTGAACACCTccaaggaggagcagggcaTCATCCCACGGGCTATCAGCCACCTCTTCAGCGGCATCGAGCAGCGTAAGCGGGCAGCACAGAGCCAGGGCTTGGCAGCTCCTGAGTTCAAAGTCAGCGCCCAGTTCCTGGAG CTCTACAACGAAGAGATCTTGGACCTCTTTGACAGCACCCGTGACCCTGACGCCCGCCACCGCAAATCCAACATCAAGATCCACGAGGATGCCAATGGAAGCATCTACACCACGGGGGTGACATCTCGCCTCATCAGCTCGCAGGATGAG CTGATCCAGTGCCTAAAACAAGGGGCTCTTTCCCGCACCACTGCCAGCACCCAGATGAACGTGCAGAGCTCCCGGTCTCACGCCATCTTCACCATCCACCTCTGCCAGATGAGAGTCTGCACCCGTCCGGACCTG GTGAACGGGGAGGTGACCACCCTTCTGGATGGAGCCCAGCCCACCACTGAGTATGAGACCCTCACAGCCAAGTTTCACTTCGTAGACCTGGCAGGGTCAGAGAGGCTGAAGCGTACAGGAGCCACCGGCGAGAGGGCGAAGGAAGGGATCTCCATCAACTGTGGGCTG CTGGCCTTGGGGAATGTTATCAGTGCCCTTGGAGACCAGAGCAAGAAAGTTGTACACGTGCCTTACCGTGACTCCAAGCTGACCCGTCTGCTGCAGGATTCCCTCGGGGGCAACAG CCAAACCATCATGATTGCCTGTGTGAGCCCATCTGACCGGGACTTCATGGAGACCCTGAACACACTCAAATATGCCAACCGTGCTCGCAACATCAAGAACAAGGTGGTGGTGAACCAGGACAAGACAAGTCAGCAGATCAGTGCTCTGCGGGCTGAGATCGCCCGCCTACAGATGGAGCTGATGGAGTACAAGGCT ggcaAGCGTGTCATCGGGGAGGATGGCTCAGAGGGCTACAGTGACCTGTTCCGGGAGAATGCCATGCTGCAGAAGGAGAACAGTGCCCTGCGCATGCGGGTGAAGGCCATGCAGGAGGCCATTGATTCAATCAACAGCAGGGTCACCCAGCTTATGAGCCAGGAGGCCAATCTGCTGCTGGCCAAGGCAG gGGACAGCAACGAAGCCATTGGTGCCCTCATCCAGAACTACATCCGTGAGATTGAAGACCTGAG GACAAAGCTTCTGGAGAGTGAGGCCATGAATGAGTCTTTGCGTCGCAGCCTCTCCCGTGTTTCTGCTCGGCCTCCCTACCCCATGGGCTCATCCCTCTCCTCTGGCTTGGCTGGTctgggcagcccagcagctccagtggaGACAGAGGCCTCTGATGTCCTCCAAAGGGCCAAGCAGGACCTGGAACgcctgaaaaagaaagagaggaggcaGCGGAGGAAAAG CCCCGACAAGGAAGCATTTAAGAAGTGGCAGAAACTGCAGCAGGACAATGGAGAGGAGACAGATGAGAATGAGGTGGAAGAG gaggaggaggagcaggatgaGAGTGGCTGTGAGGAAGAGGATGGACGtgaggatgaagatgaggaGTCAGGCAGTGAAGAGAGCCTGGTGGACTCAGACTCGGATACAGAAGAGAAGG CCGTGAATTTCCAGGCTGACCTGGCAGATCTGACCTGTGAGATAGAGATCAAGCAGAAGCTGATTGATGAGCTGGAGAACAGCCAGCGGCGCCTGCAGACCCTCAAGCACCAgtatgaggagaagctgatcCTGCTGCAGAACAAGATTCGGGACACACAGCTGGAGCGGGACCGGGTCCTGCAGAACCTCA GCACCATGGAGTGCTACACGGAGGAAAAAGCCAACAAGATCAAAGCAGACTATGAAAAGCGCCTGAAAGAGATGAACAGGGACCTGCAGAAGCTCCAGGCAGCCCAGAAGGAGCATGCTCGCCTGCTCAAGAACCAATCCCGCTATGAGAGGGAACTGAggaagctgcaggcagaggtggcAGAGATGAAGAAGGCAAAG GTGGCTCTGATGAAGCAGATgagggaggagcagcagaggaggagactgGCGGAGACCAAGAGGAACCGGGAGATTgcacagctcaggaaggagcagcgcaggcaggag TTCCAGATCCGGGCTCTGGAGTCTCAGAAGCGGCAGCAGGAAATTGTGCTGCGGAGGAAAACCCAGGAg GTCTCTGCACTGCGCCGTCTCGCCAAGCCCATGTCAGACCGGGTGGCAGGCAGGACCAGCCAGAAGCCACCCATGCTTGATTCAGGCACAGAGGTCTCAGCCAGCACCACCTCCTCTGAGCCCGAGTCCAGTGCTCGCTCAGTCTCCAGCATCGTGCGACAATGGAACAGGAAAATCAACAACTTCCTGGGAGATCCCTCATCCCCCATGAACGGGGCTCGACCTGCCAG GAAGAAGTTCCCCAAGAAGGGGGTGAGCCAGACCTTCAGCAAAGCCGCCCGCCTCAAGTGGCAGTCGCTGGAGCGGCGAATCTTTGATATTGTCATGCAGAGGATGACAATTGTCAACCTGGAGGCTGACATGGAGAGGCTCATCAAG aaaCGTGAGGAGCTGGCACTGCTACAGGAAGCATTGCTGGCCAAGAGGGggaagctgcaggcagagagTCCCAAGGAGcagaaggggctgcaggagctgaatgAGGAGATCGAGCTGCTGGGAGCTAACATCGACTACATCAATGACAGCATTTCTGACTGCCAGGCCACCATCATGCAGATAGAGGAGACCAAG GAGGAGCTGGACGCCACAGACACTTCAGTGGTGatcagctcctgctccttggCTGAAGCCCGGCTCCTGCTGGACAACTTCTTGAAGGCCTCCATTGACaag GGCCTTCAGGTGGCACAGAAGGAGGCCCAGATCCGGCTGCTGGAGGGACGCTTGAGGCAGACAGATGTCACTGGCTCCTTGCACAGCCACGCCATCCTGGATGCCCTGCGGGAGAAGGCTGAGTTACACCCCGAGCTGCAGGCCCTGATCCACAATGTTCAGCAAG AGAATGGCTACACAAGCACAGATGAAGAGGTTTCGGAGTTCAGCTTGGCTTCAGATGGGAG CATCTCCCAGTCTTTCACCATGAAGGGCTCAGCAAGCCAGGATGACTTCAAGTTCAAG GGAGAACCCAAACTCTCAGGGCAGATGAAGGCAGTGTCAGCTGAATGTCTAGGACCCACTCTGGATGTCTCCACCAAGAACATCACCAAGTCCTTGGCATCCCTCATGGAGATCAAAGAGGATGGGATCAGCTTCTCCATCCGAGACTCCTATTACAAGGAGAAGGTGTCACGCACCGTCAGCCTGCCCACGCGAGGAAGCACGTT TCCCAGGCAGTCTCGTGGCTCGGACACTTCACCTCTGACCAGGAGGAAATCGTACGACCGCGGGCAACCTCCCAG GCCTCCAGATGTTGGCTTCACgcctcccccatccccacccacccgGCCACGCAACGACCGCAATGTCTTCTCTCGTCTCACGAGCACCCAGAGCCAGGGGTCTGCCTTGGATAA GGGCATCATTAACCCCGTGGGTGGCACCAAGAATGCCCGGACAGCCCCGCTGCAATGTGTCTCCATGGCAGAAGGACACACCAAGCCTGTGCTCTGCCTGGATGCTACTGATGAGCTGCTTTTCACTGGCTCCAAAG ACCGGAGCTGCAAAATGTGGAACCTGGTGACAGGCCAAGAGATTGCTTCCCTCAAGAGTCACCCAAACAATGTGGTTTCCATCAAGTACTGCAGCCACACAGGGCTGGTGTTCACTGTGTCCACATCTTACATCAAAGTCTGGGACATCCGGGACTCGGCCCGGTGCATTCGCACCCTCAC ATCTTCTGGACAGGTGATCTCTGGGGATGCCTGTGCTGGGACCACCACCCGCACTGTCACCAGCGTGCAGGGGGAGCACCAGATCAACCAGATTGCTCTGAACCCCACTGGCACCACGCTCTATGCTGCCACCGGTAACTCCGTCCGCATCTGGGAGCTGAGCAG GTTGCAGCCCATTGGGAAGCTGAGCGGCCACATCGGGCCCGTGATGTGTCTCACAGTAAACCAGACAGCAAGCAACCATGACCTGGTGGTCACAGGCTCCAAAGATCACTACGTCAAG GTGTTTGAGATTGCCGAGGGCACCGTGGGCAATATTGGCCCCACTCACAACTTTGAGCCCCCTCACTACGACGGCATCGAGTGCTTGGCCATCCAGGGAGACATCCTCTTCAGTGGCTCCAGGGACAATGGCATCAAGAAGTGGgatctggagcagcaggagcttaTCCAG CAAATCCCTAATGCCCACAAAGACTGGGTCTGTGCCCTGGCCTTCATCCCTGGCCGCCCCATGGTGCTGAGTGCCTGCCGAGGGGGCATGATCAAGGTCTGGAATGTGGACACCTTCACCCCTGTTGGGGAGATCAAAGGGCACGACAGCCCCATCAATGCCATCTGCACCAACTCGAAGCACATCTTCACTGCCTCTAG CGACTGCCGGGTAAAGTTATGGAATTACGTGCCTGGGCTCACCCCTTGCCTTCCACGTCGCGTCCTTGCCATAAAGGGCCGTTCTACTACTCTGCCTTga